From the Accumulibacter sp. genome, one window contains:
- a CDS encoding intermembrane transport protein PqiB: protein MAEQHDAQQHSEVPLAQVTARKRGRLSAVWIIPIIAALLGGWIAVQKLLAEGPTVEISFSSAEGLEAGKTTVKYNGVDVGRIESLKVSPDRQRILASVQMAPEARDWLVDGTAFWVVRARIAGGSVSGLGTLLSGSYIGMQIGSGSERLRSFTALEVPPVVASTAQGRYFRLQASNLGSLDFGTPIYFRRLQVGQVASYALDEDGRGLTIRVFVNAPYDRYVKAETRFWQASGLDFSLDADGLDVRTQSLTSILIGGLAFDTPPENADADPAAVDTVFKLFDDQLTAMKAPERGSLQYVLYFDESVRGLAVGAPMTFLGMPIGEVVSVRLDAKRQKKDVAIRARVLVAAYPQRFLDMMADPQVLTGGRTAITPEMRHELMNRLVARGLRAQLQTGSLLTGQLYVALTYIPTASPASIDWRSDPPVFPAVKGSFTDIEARLTSILTKIEGMPLAAIGKDLQQSLAALAKTLQDVDALVRRWDGELSPELAKTLADGRRTLAAAERTFDGAGKALAPDSQTMSELQATIVEVRRAAQSIRVLADYLERHPEALLRGKSEETQE, encoded by the coding sequence ATGGCTGAGCAGCACGACGCGCAGCAGCATTCCGAAGTGCCGCTGGCGCAGGTGACGGCAAGAAAACGCGGCCGCCTGTCGGCGGTGTGGATCATCCCGATCATCGCCGCGCTGCTCGGCGGCTGGATCGCCGTGCAGAAACTGCTCGCCGAGGGGCCGACGGTGGAGATCAGCTTCAGCTCGGCGGAAGGACTCGAGGCCGGCAAGACGACGGTAAAGTACAACGGGGTGGACGTCGGCCGCATCGAATCGCTGAAAGTGTCGCCCGACCGGCAGCGCATCCTCGCCAGTGTGCAGATGGCGCCCGAGGCGCGCGACTGGCTGGTCGATGGCACGGCCTTCTGGGTCGTCCGCGCGCGCATCGCCGGCGGCAGCGTCAGTGGTCTCGGCACGCTGCTGTCCGGTTCGTACATCGGCATGCAGATCGGTAGCGGCAGCGAGCGGCTGCGCTCCTTTACCGCGCTCGAGGTACCGCCGGTCGTCGCCAGCACCGCGCAGGGGCGCTATTTCCGGCTGCAGGCGAGCAACCTGGGGTCGCTCGACTTCGGCACACCGATCTACTTCCGGCGGCTTCAGGTCGGCCAGGTGGCATCGTACGCACTCGACGAAGACGGTCGTGGGCTGACGATCCGGGTCTTCGTCAATGCGCCCTACGACCGCTACGTCAAGGCCGAGACCCGCTTCTGGCAGGCGAGCGGACTCGACTTCTCGCTCGACGCCGACGGTCTCGACGTGCGCACGCAGTCGCTGACCTCGATCCTCATCGGCGGCCTCGCCTTTGACACGCCGCCCGAGAACGCCGACGCCGATCCGGCAGCGGTGGACACGGTGTTCAAGCTGTTTGATGACCAGCTCACGGCGATGAAGGCGCCCGAACGCGGTTCGCTGCAGTACGTCCTCTATTTCGACGAATCGGTGCGCGGGCTGGCGGTGGGCGCGCCGATGACCTTCCTCGGCATGCCGATTGGCGAGGTCGTCTCGGTACGGCTGGATGCGAAGCGGCAGAAGAAGGACGTCGCGATCCGCGCGCGCGTGCTGGTGGCGGCGTATCCGCAGCGCTTCCTTGACATGATGGCGGACCCGCAGGTGCTGACCGGCGGCAGAACGGCAATCACCCCCGAGATGCGGCACGAGCTGATGAACCGGCTGGTGGCGCGTGGTCTGCGCGCGCAGCTGCAGACCGGCAGCCTGCTCACCGGTCAGCTCTACGTCGCGCTCACCTACATTCCGACGGCGTCGCCGGCGAGCATCGACTGGCGCAGCGACCCGCCGGTGTTCCCGGCGGTCAAGGGCAGTTTCACCGACATCGAGGCCCGCCTGACGAGCATCCTGACGAAGATCGAGGGCATGCCCTTGGCGGCGATCGGCAAGGATCTGCAACAGTCGCTGGCGGCGCTGGCGAAGACGCTGCAGGATGTCGATGCCCTCGTCAGGCGCTGGGACGGCGAACTCAGCCCCGAACTGGCGAAGACCCTGGCCGACGGGCGGCGCACGCTGGCGGCAGCCGAGCGTACCTTCGACGGCGCCGGCAAGGCGCTCGCTCCGGACTCGCAGACGATGAGCGAGTTGCAGGCCACGATTGTCGAGGTACGGCGCGCGGCGCAGTCGATCCGCGTGCTGGCCGATTATCTCGAGCGTCATCCGGAGGCGCTGCTGCGCGGCAAGAGCGAGGAGACCCAGGAATGA
- a CDS encoding BrnA antitoxin family protein: protein MSKISKRPAVRMPTAEEDKAITAAALSDPDAQPLTPRQLKAMVPLASVRGRPKSANKKLLVSVRYSPEVIAYFKSTGEGWQSLMDSVLRRYVARHSRSA, encoded by the coding sequence ATGTCCAAAATTTCTAAGCGTCCCGCCGTTCGTATGCCGACGGCAGAGGAAGACAAGGCCATAACTGCGGCGGCTCTGAGCGATCCCGATGCTCAACCGCTTACCCCCAGGCAACTCAAGGCCATGGTTCCCCTGGCTTCCGTTCGTGGCCGCCCCAAGTCCGCGAACAAAAAGTTGCTGGTGTCAGTGCGTTACAGCCCGGAGGTCATTGCCTATTTCAAGTCTACCGGTGAGGGTTGGCAGTCCTTGATGGACAGCGTTCTCCGCAGGTACGTCGCGCGTCATTCTCGTAGCGCGTAA
- a CDS encoding nucleoside 2-deoxyribosyltransferase domain-containing protein, with translation MSVQVFLGGACGTTTWRADVAIPLLRAAGITFHDPQLAEGEWTPAHQYAEMEARSAADVWLFVVNESTCGVASVAECAYRIGQRGRLALALTDLPDDAVLHGRRLARREIDDINRGRVFLRAMAEKHGVAVFASVADATAHAIELARQAAGELNLDRLGAVLRRVSLPGYAFVPEAIAGHLSVRISKAERNSRSGATETMLGRRWLIERAATPDEVVRTLLKAALTWEEHELRECFRLDGRLVFDPHFQLPADAASGHP, from the coding sequence ATGTCTGTACAGGTTTTTCTCGGCGGTGCCTGCGGAACGACCACCTGGCGGGCGGATGTCGCCATCCCGCTGTTGCGTGCCGCCGGCATCACTTTCCACGACCCGCAACTGGCGGAGGGCGAGTGGACCCCGGCCCATCAGTACGCCGAAATGGAAGCCCGATCCGCCGCCGACGTCTGGTTGTTCGTCGTCAACGAGTCCACCTGTGGCGTCGCCAGTGTCGCGGAGTGCGCTTACCGCATCGGCCAGCGGGGCAGACTGGCGCTCGCCCTCACCGATCTCCCCGATGACGCGGTACTGCATGGCAGGAGGCTGGCACGCCGGGAGATCGACGACATCAACCGCGGCCGCGTCTTCCTGCGCGCCATGGCAGAGAAGCACGGCGTCGCGGTCTTTGCCAGCGTCGCCGATGCCACGGCGCACGCCATCGAGCTGGCGCGGCAGGCGGCAGGGGAACTCAACCTCGACCGGCTGGGGGCCGTCCTGCGGCGGGTCTCGCTGCCGGGCTATGCGTTCGTCCCGGAGGCCATTGCCGGACATCTCAGCGTGCGCATCAGCAAGGCGGAGCGCAATTCCCGCAGCGGTGCCACCGAGACGATGCTCGGGCGCCGCTGGCTGATCGAGCGCGCAGCGACGCCGGACGAAGTCGTGCGGACGCTGCTCAAAGCTGCGCTCACCTGGGAGGAGCACGAGTTGCGCGAGTGTTTCCGACTCGACGGCCGGCTGGTTTTCGACCCGCATTTCCAGCTGCCGGCCGATGCCGCATCCGGTCACCCTTGA
- a CDS encoding BrnT family toxin, with translation MRIEFDSAKDVSNQSKHGVSLAVTAELDWEAALVWIDERFEYGETRMIALAPKTETLYYVAFVDRGNVRRIISLRRANRREVKYYVQNF, from the coding sequence ATGCGCATCGAGTTCGACTCGGCCAAGGACGTCTCAAACCAATCCAAGCACGGCGTCTCCCTAGCCGTGACTGCCGAACTCGACTGGGAAGCTGCGTTGGTGTGGATCGATGAACGGTTCGAGTATGGAGAGACGCGAATGATCGCGCTCGCTCCGAAAACCGAGACCCTCTATTACGTGGCGTTTGTAGATCGTGGCAACGTGCGAAGAATCATCAGCCTCCGCCGCGCCAATCGTCGCGAGGTCAAATACTATGTCCAAAATTTCTAA
- a CDS encoding paraquat-inducible protein A, which translates to MNSAGASALSQGCAGCEVCGLVVRLPVPAGAASCPRCGERLHGRRPASIERTWALTIAALLLYIPANLLPVMTTNTPLGAVSDTIMQGVVELWSPTSWPLAIVVFVASVTIPLGKLIALAYLLLTVQRGSVRSNEQRVRLYRLLKFIGRWSMLDVFVDTFVVALIQLQPLMWVEPGAGVIYFAAVVVVTMVAVNSFDPRLIWDLPQQEKQAHG; encoded by the coding sequence ATGAACTCCGCCGGGGCGAGTGCGCTGTCGCAGGGCTGCGCCGGCTGCGAAGTCTGCGGCCTCGTCGTGCGCTTGCCCGTGCCTGCCGGCGCGGCCTCCTGCCCGCGGTGCGGCGAGCGGCTGCACGGCCGCCGGCCGGCGAGCATCGAGCGGACCTGGGCGTTGACCATTGCCGCGCTGCTGCTTTACATTCCGGCCAACCTGCTGCCGGTGATGACGACCAACACGCCGCTTGGCGCGGTCAGCGATACGATCATGCAGGGCGTCGTCGAACTGTGGTCGCCGACCTCGTGGCCGCTGGCGATCGTCGTCTTCGTCGCCAGCGTCACCATCCCGCTCGGCAAGCTGATCGCGCTCGCCTACCTGCTGCTGACGGTGCAGCGCGGATCGGTGCGCTCGAACGAGCAGCGCGTTCGCCTCTATCGGCTGCTGAAGTTCATCGGTCGCTGGTCGATGCTCGACGTTTTCGTCGACACCTTCGTCGTCGCGCTGATCCAGTTGCAGCCGCTGATGTGGGTCGAACCGGGCGCCGGCGTGATCTATTTCGCCGCCGTCGTGGTGGTGACGATGGTGGCAGTCAACAGTTTCGACCCGCGGCTGATCTGGGATCTGCCGCAACAGGAGAAGCAGGCGCATGGCTGA
- a CDS encoding PqiC family protein — MSKVHAAAGIAALAVAVALAGCASPASRFYVLAATAVPDAASSVPSEVVAIDSVAIPAAVDRPQFVVHLASNRVLIDEFHRWAAPLSASIARTLAEDLAVLLGTSRVVSGPLAASFDPAYRVGVDIQRFESIRGQGVVLDAVWVVRRTAAGSAATSGRSTLRETVAAGEGGDYEALAAAHSRALAGLSQDIAAAIRAAAGR, encoded by the coding sequence ATGAGCAAGGTGCACGCGGCAGCAGGCATCGCCGCACTCGCCGTGGCCGTGGCGCTGGCTGGCTGCGCGTCGCCGGCGTCACGCTTCTATGTGCTGGCGGCGACGGCCGTCCCCGACGCGGCAAGCAGCGTGCCGAGCGAGGTGGTGGCGATCGACAGCGTCGCCATTCCGGCGGCAGTGGACCGACCGCAGTTCGTCGTTCACCTGGCAAGCAACCGGGTGCTGATCGACGAGTTCCATCGCTGGGCGGCGCCGCTGTCAGCGAGCATCGCGCGCACGCTGGCGGAGGATCTCGCCGTCCTGCTCGGCACATCGCGGGTTGTCAGCGGGCCGCTGGCGGCGAGCTTCGATCCGGCGTACCGGGTGGGCGTGGACATCCAGCGCTTCGAGTCGATCCGCGGCCAGGGGGTCGTTCTCGATGCCGTCTGGGTCGTTCGTCGGACGGCGGCCGGCAGTGCCGCGACGAGCGGCCGCAGTACGCTGCGCGAGACGGTGGCGGCGGGCGAGGGCGGCGACTACGAGGCGCTGGCGGCGGCGCACAGTCGGGCGCTGGCCGGACTGAGTCAAGACATCGCGGCGGCGATTCGCGCCGCGGCTGGCCGCTGA
- a CDS encoding YgiQ family radical SAM protein — protein sequence MNAPHATDPAAAPRGLFSWRKHWASRFGIAPFLPMSRSEIDALAWDSCDIILVTGDAYVDHPSFGMALIGRLLEAQGFRVGIISQPDWRSAAAFRALGRPNLFFGVTAGNMDSMVNRYTADRKPRSDDAYTPHGEANRRPDRALVVYAQRCREAFPGSNVVIGSIEASLRRIAHYDYWSDKVRRSVLPDSKADLLLYGNAERAVVELAHRLAAGERVGDIRDLRGSAFMVPRGWLPGEGWREIDSTTVDTPGVLIRHADPYAMTVAGAAGSPCGGSAGEVSDQVGEEAAGGARVVQWHRQSHARMPKLDRARTAIRLPSYEQVAADPVLYAHASRVLHLESNPGNARALVQAHGERDVWLNPPPLPLSTAEIDGVFAAPFQRRPHPAYGEARIPAFEMIRFSVNIMRGCFGGCTFCSITEHEGRIIQSRSEQSILHEIEEIRERTPGFTGIISDLGGPTANMYRLACKDRQIEAACRRLSCVFPGICENLDTDHTPLLQLYRKARALPGVKKVLISSGLRYDLAVRDPAYVRELVRHHVGGYLKIAPEHTEEGPLAHMMKPGMGSYEQFRQMFEKFSQEAGKEQYLIPYFIAAHPGTSDDDMLRLALWLKRNNFRLDQVQTFLPTPMALATAMYHSGRNPLHRVGHASGSVETARGARQRRLHKAFLRYHDPDNWPLLREALRRMGRADLIGNGRQHLVPYMQPHGSGAPRTVPLKSRPARPRSAGALPVK from the coding sequence ATGAACGCCCCGCACGCAACAGACCCTGCCGCCGCCCCGCGCGGCCTCTTCTCCTGGCGCAAGCATTGGGCCAGCCGTTTCGGTATCGCGCCCTTCCTGCCGATGTCGCGCAGCGAGATCGACGCACTCGCTTGGGACTCGTGCGACATCATCCTCGTCACCGGCGACGCCTACGTCGATCACCCGAGCTTCGGCATGGCGCTGATCGGCCGCCTGCTCGAGGCACAGGGTTTTCGCGTCGGCATCATCAGCCAGCCGGACTGGCGGTCGGCGGCAGCCTTTCGCGCCCTCGGCCGGCCGAACCTGTTCTTCGGCGTCACCGCCGGCAACATGGACTCGATGGTCAATCGCTACACCGCCGACCGCAAACCGCGCTCCGACGATGCCTACACGCCGCATGGCGAGGCCAACCGGCGGCCGGACCGGGCACTGGTCGTCTATGCACAACGCTGTCGCGAGGCCTTTCCCGGCAGCAACGTGGTGATCGGCTCGATCGAGGCCAGCCTGCGGCGAATCGCCCATTACGACTACTGGTCGGACAAGGTCCGACGCTCGGTGCTGCCCGATTCGAAGGCCGACCTGCTGCTCTATGGCAACGCCGAACGGGCGGTGGTCGAACTGGCACACCGCCTGGCAGCCGGCGAGAGGGTCGGCGACATCCGCGACCTGCGCGGCAGCGCCTTCATGGTGCCGCGTGGCTGGCTGCCGGGCGAGGGCTGGCGCGAGATCGATTCGACGACGGTCGACACGCCCGGGGTGCTGATCCGACACGCCGATCCCTATGCCATGACCGTCGCCGGTGCTGCGGGCTCGCCCTGCGGCGGGAGTGCTGGCGAGGTGAGCGACCAGGTGGGCGAAGAGGCGGCCGGCGGCGCCCGTGTCGTCCAGTGGCACCGGCAATCGCATGCACGGATGCCGAAGCTCGACCGCGCGCGGACGGCGATCCGCCTGCCGTCCTACGAGCAGGTGGCGGCCGACCCGGTGCTCTATGCCCATGCCTCGCGCGTCCTGCACCTCGAGTCGAACCCGGGCAACGCGCGGGCGCTGGTGCAGGCGCACGGCGAGCGCGACGTCTGGCTCAACCCGCCGCCGCTGCCGCTGAGCACGGCCGAGATCGACGGCGTCTTCGCCGCACCGTTCCAGCGGCGGCCGCATCCGGCCTACGGCGAGGCAAGGATTCCGGCCTTCGAGATGATCCGTTTCTCGGTCAACATCATGCGCGGCTGCTTCGGTGGCTGCACCTTCTGTTCGATCACCGAGCACGAGGGCCGGATCATCCAGAGCCGCTCCGAGCAGTCGATCCTGCACGAGATCGAGGAGATCCGCGAGCGCACGCCCGGCTTCACCGGCATCATCTCCGATCTCGGCGGACCGACGGCCAACATGTACCGCCTGGCGTGCAAGGACCGGCAGATCGAGGCGGCCTGCCGCCGGCTCTCCTGCGTCTTCCCCGGCATCTGCGAGAACCTCGATACCGACCACACGCCGTTGCTGCAGCTCTACCGCAAGGCGCGCGCGCTGCCGGGTGTGAAGAAGGTCCTGATCAGCTCCGGCCTGCGCTACGACCTCGCCGTGCGCGATCCGGCCTACGTCCGCGAACTGGTCCGGCACCATGTCGGCGGCTATCTCAAGATCGCCCCCGAACATACCGAGGAGGGACCGCTGGCGCACATGATGAAGCCCGGAATGGGCTCCTACGAGCAGTTCCGGCAGATGTTCGAGAAGTTCTCGCAGGAAGCCGGCAAGGAGCAGTACCTGATTCCCTACTTCATCGCCGCGCATCCCGGGACCAGCGACGATGACATGCTCCGTCTCGCCCTCTGGCTGAAGCGCAACAACTTCCGTCTCGATCAGGTGCAGACCTTCCTGCCGACGCCGATGGCGCTCGCCACTGCCATGTATCACAGCGGGCGCAACCCGCTGCACCGGGTGGGGCACGCTTCCGGCAGCGTCGAAACCGCTCGCGGTGCCCGCCAGCGCCGCCTGCACAAGGCCTTTCTGCGCTACCACGATCCCGACAACTGGCCGCTGCTGCGCGAAGCGCTGCGGCGGATGGGGCGTGCCGACCTGATCGGCAACGGTCGCCAGCACCTGGTGCCCTACATGCAGCCGCACGGCAGCGGGGCGCCGCGCACCGTGCCGCTGAAGTCGAGGCCGGCCAGGCCGAGGTCGGCCGGCGCGCTGCCGGTGAAATGA
- a CDS encoding paraquat-inducible protein A, with translation MAGEGVPAAATAATASAAGGTLLACPDCDLLQRLPPLPLHHAACCARCRAPLCRHKPDSLERTLALALAAAILLLIANLVPMLGLSVAGREAFTTVLGGVIAMWREGSQVVAMLVLFAAVIAPALEIGCLLLVVLAVRRPPAPHWVATLLHGYEFVREWSMIEIMLLGVLVALIKIAELATVIPGLALFVLGSLVFLLAAMAAAFDPRVAWQRIEWAAGGAAGGAEAMR, from the coding sequence ATGGCCGGCGAGGGCGTGCCGGCGGCAGCGACAGCGGCGACCGCCAGCGCCGCTGGGGGGACCCTGCTCGCCTGCCCCGATTGCGACCTGCTGCAACGCTTGCCGCCCCTGCCGCTGCACCATGCCGCGTGCTGTGCGCGCTGCCGGGCACCGCTCTGCCGGCACAAGCCGGACTCGCTCGAACGGACGCTGGCGCTGGCGCTGGCTGCCGCGATCCTGCTGCTGATCGCCAACCTCGTGCCGATGCTCGGTCTCTCGGTTGCCGGCCGCGAAGCGTTCACCACCGTGCTGGGTGGCGTCATCGCGATGTGGCGCGAAGGCAGCCAGGTGGTGGCGATGCTCGTCCTCTTCGCCGCCGTCATCGCGCCGGCGCTGGAGATCGGCTGCCTGCTGCTGGTGGTTCTCGCCGTGCGCCGGCCGCCGGCGCCGCACTGGGTGGCGACGCTGCTGCACGGCTACGAGTTCGTGCGCGAATGGAGCATGATCGAGATCATGCTCCTCGGCGTTCTCGTGGCGCTGATCAAGATCGCCGAACTGGCAACGGTGATTCCCGGGCTGGCGCTGTTCGTCCTCGGTTCGCTGGTCTTCCTGCTGGCGGCGATGGCGGCGGCCTTCGATCCGCGTGTCGCCTGGCAGCGCATCGAGTGGGCCGCCGGTGGCGCGGCTGGCGGCGCCGAGGCGATGCGATGA
- a CDS encoding 2-oxoglutarate and iron-dependent oxygenase domain-containing protein, with the protein MPHPVTLDAAGIAAGAPARAAFVRGLGTACRDEGFLLLQNHGIPAELWRAVLADAAAFFARPAADKERLHIRRSTNHRGFSRMQNSRDWREQLHFAAEWPEGEWSPGKPDHYRLAGGNPWPDAAFASTLLRYMAAVQGLGFLLLDALGECLGLPPRHFERLSDEPPYLLLKLISYHVQPARSQRNGVAAHCDWSWITILLQDSTGGLEVQDRNGEWWPVPPQPGILAVNVGELLEIQSRGHFRAAPHRVISPATRQRVSVPAFINPPLDARIEPLVTPPAPIAPHAPEKEHIHRVVPQGAACEAFVFGESEWRRKGLGGWCHDPRCLS; encoded by the coding sequence ATGCCGCATCCGGTCACCCTTGACGCTGCGGGGATTGCCGCGGGCGCGCCCGCGCGCGCGGCCTTCGTGCGCGGGCTCGGCACTGCGTGCCGCGACGAGGGCTTCCTGCTGCTGCAGAATCACGGCATCCCGGCTGAGCTGTGGCGTGCGGTGCTGGCCGATGCAGCCGCTTTCTTCGCTCGCCCGGCGGCCGACAAGGAGCGCCTGCACATCCGTCGTTCGACGAATCATCGCGGCTTCTCCCGGATGCAGAACAGCCGCGACTGGCGCGAGCAGCTTCATTTCGCTGCGGAATGGCCGGAAGGCGAATGGTCGCCGGGCAAGCCGGACCATTACCGCCTGGCAGGTGGCAATCCCTGGCCCGATGCAGCGTTTGCCAGCACGCTGTTGCGCTACATGGCAGCGGTTCAGGGGCTCGGTTTTCTCTTGCTGGACGCCCTGGGCGAATGCCTGGGCCTGCCTCCACGGCATTTCGAACGACTCTCCGACGAGCCGCCGTACCTGCTGCTGAAGCTGATTTCCTACCATGTCCAGCCGGCTCGAAGCCAGCGCAACGGTGTCGCCGCGCATTGCGACTGGAGCTGGATCACCATCCTCCTGCAGGATTCGACCGGTGGACTCGAAGTGCAGGACCGCAACGGCGAATGGTGGCCGGTTCCTCCGCAGCCCGGGATCCTCGCGGTCAACGTCGGCGAACTGCTCGAAATCCAGAGCCGGGGTCATTTCCGGGCGGCGCCGCACCGTGTCATCAGCCCGGCGACGCGCCAGCGCGTTTCCGTCCCGGCCTTCATCAATCCGCCGCTCGACGCCCGCATCGAGCCGCTGGTGACGCCGCCCGCGCCGATAGCGCCGCACGCCCCGGAAAAGGAACACATCCACCGGGTCGTGCCGCAGGGGGCAGCCTGCGAAGCCTTCGTCTTCGGGGAAAGCGAGTGGCGGCGGAAGGGACTGGGCGGCTGGTGCCACGACCCCCGGTGTTTGTCTTGA